From a single Lates calcarifer isolate ASB-BC8 linkage group LG12, TLL_Latcal_v3, whole genome shotgun sequence genomic region:
- the rplp0 gene encoding LOW QUALITY PROTEIN: 60S acidic ribosomal protein P0 (The sequence of the model RefSeq protein was modified relative to this genomic sequence to represent the inferred CDS: deleted 1 base in 1 codon) → MPREDRATWKSNYFMKIIQLLDDYPKCFIVGADNVGSKQMQTIRLSLRGKAVVLMGKNTMMRKAIRGHLENNPALEKLLPHIKGNVGFVFTKEDLAEVRDMLLANKVPAAARAGAIAPCDVTVPAQNTGLGPEKTSFFQALGITTKISRGTIEILSDVNLIKTGDKVGASEATLLNMLNISPFSFGLIIQQVYDNGSVYSPEVLDITEAALHARFLEGVRNIASVCLEIGYPTLASVPHSVINGYKRVLAVAVETDYSFPLADKVKAYLADPSAFAAVAAPAAAAETAAAPAAAKEEVKEESEESDDDMGFGLFD, encoded by the exons ATGCCCAGGGAAGACAGGGCCACGTGGAAGTCCAATTATTTTATGAAAATCATC CAACTTCTGGATGACTATCCAAAATGCTTCATTGTGGGGGCAGACAACGTCGGCTCCAAGCAGATGCAGACCATCCGTCTGTCCCTGCGTGGCAAGGCTGTGGTGCTGATGGGTAAAAACACCATGATGCGCAAAGCCATCCGTGGCCACCTGGAGAACAATCCAGCCCTGGAGAA GCTTCTGCCCCACATTAAAGGAAATGTGGGTTTTGTCTTCACCAAGGAGGATTTGGCTGAGGTCAGGGACATGCTGCTGGCTAACAAG GTGCCTGCAGCTGCCCGTGCTGGAGCCATCGCCCCATGTGATGTGACGGTGCCCGCCCAGAATACTGGTCTGGGTCCCGAGAAGACCTCTTTCTTCCAGGCTCTGGGCATCACCACCAAGATTTCCAGGGGAACCATTGAAATCTTG AGTGACGTCAATCTGATCAAAACTGGCGACAAGGTTGGTGCCAGCGAAGCCACGCTGCTCAACATGCTGAACATCTCACCCTTCTCCTTCGGTCTCATCATCCAGCAAGTGTATGACAATGGCAGTGTTTACAGTCCTGAGGTGCTTGACATCACAGAGGCTGCCCTGCATGCCAGGTTCCTGGAG gGTGTGAGGAACATCGCTAGTGTGTGTCTGGAGATTGGCTACCCCACCTTGGCCTCTGTCCCACACTCC GTCATCAATGGCTATAAGAGAGTCCTGGCTGTCGCTGTGGAGACAGACTACTCCTTCCCCCTGGCAGACAAG GTCAAGGCCTACCTGGCTGACCCATCTGCTTTTGCTGCTGTCGcagcacctgcagcagctgctgagaccgctgcagctccagctgctgctaAGGAGGAGGTCAAGGAAGAGTCTGAGGAATCAGATGACGACATGGGCTTCGGTCTGTTCGACTAA
- the LOC108899681 gene encoding golgin subfamily A member 7 gives MAETHSLQDLQQPAVSSKVFIQRDYSSGTICKFQTKFPSELESRLDKQQFEETIQTLNNLYAEAEKLGGKSYLEGCLACLTAYTIFLCMETHYEKVLKKIARYIKDQNEKIYAPRGLLLTDPIERGLRVVEITIFEDRSIGSGR, from the exons ATGGCTGAG ACCCACAGCTTGCAGGACCTCCAGCAGCCAGCTGTCTCCTCCAAGGTGTTTATCCAGAGAGACTACAGCTCAGGAACCATCTGCAAGTTCCAGACCAAGTTCCCCTCTGAACTTGAGTCAAGG CTCGATAAGCAGCAGTTTGAGGAAACCATCCAGACTTTAAACAACCTGTATGCAGAGGCGGAGAAACTAGGGGGGAAGTCTTACCTGGAGGGCTGCCTGGCTTGTCTAACTGCATATACAATCTTCCTCTGTATGGAGACACACTATGAAAag GTGCTAAAGAAGATTGCCAGATACATAAAGGACCAGAATGAGAAGATATATGCTCCCAGGGGTTTGCTGCTGACTGACCCCATAGAGAGAGGCCTCAGAGTT GTTGAAATCACCATCTTTGAAGACAGAAGTATTGGCTCTGGAAGATAA
- the LOC108899643 gene encoding R3H and coiled-coil domain-containing protein 1 — LHHTVFRTHPSLSTLAFPCFDGIYLPRQENEFVHHVKNELETYQQRSNRKSVLLFPCLPSRLRYLIHKTIEDLPELTTFSVGESWCRRVVVCHSELRAEIEEDSDLESNNSSCEEPPRNREEMGSLAKPKSSIPTRSRGPKRPDKPLYMPRAARERLSLQNSQGPTAYRDSPSPASSSCSCINSSSDSCSWSESTENTQPSSTSRHTSLPREADGSLNYTADSSAHCPQEEKQNLVLRPHEAESPVWDQTLSCFTEMTLEEDVKDKEKLADVPYSAQIEDISTDTDDVTEEIKAHLKEAVSFSIEHVNNDYSIYENVFINPDEFRHVIEIYDFPSMFKTDDLLDAFTEYSDGGMKIKWVDNTHALGIFSSESAALHALSICHPMLKARALAEGSKKAKGKAIRRAEFIQPVKERPRTDCAVARRMVTRALGLQGRGRVQRY; from the exons CTTCACCACACCGTCTTCAGGACCCATCCTTCTCTATCCACCCTGGCGTTTCCTTGTTTCGATGGCATTTATCTCCCAAggcaagaaaatgaatttgtgcATCATGTCAAGAATGAGCTGGAAACATACCAGCAGAGGAGCAACCGCAAGAG CGTGCTCCTGTTCCCCTGTCTACCCAGTAGACTACGATACCTGATTCACAAGACCATAGAAGACCTGCCGGAGCTCACCACCTTCTCAGTAGGAGAAAGCTGGTGTCGCAGGGTGGTGGTGTGCCATTCTGAGCTCAG GGCTGAGATTGAAGAAGACAGTGACTTGGAGAGCAACAACAGCTCGTGTGAAGAGCCTCCAAGAAATAGGGAGGAGATGGGCAGCCTTGCTAAGCCTAAATCTTCAATCCCAACACGAAGCCGAGGACCCAAGAGGCCGGATAAACCTCTTTACATGCCACGAGCTGCTCGGGAGAGATTGTCCCTGCAAAACTCACAAGGACCCACAGCATACAGAGATTCACCAAGTCCAGCCTCTAGCAGCTGTAGCTGCATTAACAGTTCATCTGACTCTTGTTCCTGGAGTGAAAGCACAGAAAACACTCAGCCCTCATCCACATCCAGACACACATCACTTCCCAGGGAAGCAGACGGTAGCCTCAACTACACTGCAGACAGTTCAGCTCATTGTCCTcaggaagagaaacaaaacttGGTGCTGAGGCCGCATGAAGCTGAGTCCCCTGTCTGGGACCAGACTCTGTCCTGCTTCACTGAAATGACTCTGGAGGAGGatgtgaaagacaaagaaaaacttgCTGATGTGCCATACAGCGCCCAGATAGAAGACAtaagcacagacacagatgatGTAACTGAAGAG ATCAAGGCACACCTGAAAGAGGCAGTATCTTTTTCCATTGAGCATGTCAACAATGACTACTCTATTTATGAGAACGTGTTCATCAACCCGGACGAGTTTCGGCATGTGATCGAGATCTATGACTTCCCATCTATGTTCAAAACCGACGACCTCCTGGATGCTTTCACAGAATACAG TGATGGTGGAATGAAGATCAAGTGGGTGGACAACACACACGCCCTGGGGATTTTTTCCAGCGAGTCAGCAG CACTCCATGCCCTCTCCATCTGCCATCCAATGCTGAAGGCGCGAGCACTGGCTGAAGGGAGTAAAAAAGCCAAAGGCAAAGCCATTAGACGTGCAG AGTTCATCCAGCCAGTGAAGGAACGTCCAAGGACAGACTGTGCTGTCGCCAGGCGTATGGTGACCAGAGCCCTGGGGCTACAGGGACGAGGCAGGGTGCAGCGATACTGA